A single window of Microbacterium oryzae DNA harbors:
- the purM gene encoding phosphoribosylformylglycinamidine cyclo-ligase, giving the protein MVFDPTAAAAESPSSTYAQAGVDTAAGDLAVELMKSSVRATHGPEVLGGVGGFAGLFDASALRDFRRPLLATSTDGVGTKVAIAQAIDKHDTIGQDLVGMVVDDIVVVGARPLFMTDYIACGKVVPQRIADIVRGIADACAATGTALVGGETAEHPGLLGVDDYDVAGAATGIVEADRVLGAERVQDGDVVLALASSGLHSNGYSLVRHILNGAGIGYGDRSDDLGATWGEALLEPTRLYTSPLLRLIDALGDDVHSLSHVTGGGIAANLARVLPRNVWSEVDRSTWSPSPVFRVLNDIAGTRLESSEGTWNLGVGFLAVIAPQRLDAAVSALAADGIHAWQVGSVHTGARPEGEFEQGAKGVDGGAVRLVGAYADGAK; this is encoded by the coding sequence GTGGTCTTCGATCCCACCGCAGCTGCGGCTGAATCCCCGTCATCTACTTACGCCCAGGCCGGCGTCGACACGGCTGCCGGCGACCTCGCCGTCGAGCTCATGAAGTCGTCGGTGCGCGCGACGCACGGCCCCGAGGTCCTCGGCGGCGTCGGCGGCTTCGCCGGGCTCTTCGACGCGAGCGCACTGCGCGACTTCCGCCGTCCGCTGCTCGCGACGAGCACCGACGGCGTCGGCACCAAGGTCGCGATCGCGCAGGCGATCGACAAGCACGACACCATCGGGCAGGACCTCGTCGGCATGGTCGTCGACGACATCGTCGTGGTCGGCGCCCGACCGCTGTTCATGACCGACTACATCGCGTGCGGCAAGGTCGTGCCGCAGCGCATCGCCGACATCGTGCGCGGCATCGCCGACGCCTGCGCCGCGACGGGCACCGCGCTCGTCGGCGGTGAGACGGCCGAGCACCCCGGGCTCCTCGGCGTCGACGACTACGACGTGGCGGGCGCCGCGACGGGCATCGTCGAGGCCGACCGCGTGCTGGGCGCCGAGCGCGTGCAGGACGGCGACGTCGTCCTCGCGCTCGCCTCCAGCGGCCTGCATTCCAACGGGTACTCGCTCGTGCGCCACATCCTCAACGGCGCGGGCATCGGCTACGGCGACCGCTCGGATGACCTGGGCGCCACCTGGGGCGAGGCGCTCCTCGAGCCGACGCGTCTGTACACCTCGCCGCTGCTGCGTCTCATCGACGCCCTCGGCGACGACGTGCATTCCCTCAGCCACGTGACGGGCGGCGGCATCGCGGCCAACCTGGCGCGCGTGCTTCCGCGGAACGTGTGGTCGGAGGTCGATCGCTCGACGTGGTCGCCCTCTCCCGTCTTCCGCGTGCTGAACGACATCGCGGGCACGCGGCTCGAGTCGAGTGAGGGCACCTGGAACCTCGGCGTCGGCTTCCTCGCGGTCATCGCCCCGCAGCGCCTCGACGCGGCGGTCTCCGCGCTCGCGGCCGACGGCATCCACGCCTGGCAGGTCGGCTCCGTGCACACGGGAGCTCGGCCGGAGGGCGAATTCGAACAGGGCGCCAAGGGCGTCGACGGCGGCGCCGTGCGACTGGTCGGCGCGTACGCGGACGGAGCGAAGTAA
- a CDS encoding potassium transporter Trk, whose product MSEIPAARRDADVANVRRAPKYSVFAGLGAAVGILAALILSTVFDGTGDASPFTKVMYSPSQAFGFIMLWCVPAGVLLGMLVALVLDWTIGRRTREVHVAHEQVDEA is encoded by the coding sequence ATGTCCGAGATCCCCGCAGCGCGCCGTGACGCCGATGTGGCGAACGTGCGCCGCGCCCCGAAGTACAGCGTCTTCGCGGGGCTCGGAGCGGCCGTCGGCATCCTGGCTGCGCTCATCCTCTCGACCGTCTTCGACGGCACCGGCGACGCCAGTCCCTTCACGAAGGTGATGTACTCGCCGTCCCAGGCGTTCGGCTTCATCATGCTGTGGTGCGTGCCCGCCGGCGTCCTCCTCGGGATGCTCGTCGCGCTCGTCCTCGACTGGACGATCGGGCGCCGCACGCGCGAGGTGCACGTCGCGCACGAGCAGGTCGACGAAGCCTGA
- a CDS encoding sterol carrier family protein: protein MVRRIETGDGRAAIAAVADAVDREARPARTDLATAVRYLLQLLEERAPGGSVEVRVPPFGAVQVIEGPRHTRGTPPNVVELDPLTWIAVATGQRMWTDEAAAGRISVSGTRADIAALLPVLY, encoded by the coding sequence ATGGTGCGGAGGATCGAGACGGGGGACGGCCGGGCAGCCATCGCGGCGGTGGCGGACGCTGTCGACCGCGAGGCGAGACCCGCCCGGACGGACCTGGCCACGGCCGTCCGATACCTGCTGCAGCTGCTCGAGGAGCGCGCTCCCGGCGGCAGCGTCGAGGTGCGTGTGCCGCCGTTCGGCGCCGTGCAGGTGATCGAGGGGCCGCGGCACACACGGGGAACCCCGCCCAATGTCGTCGAGCTCGACCCGCTCACATGGATCGCCGTCGCCACCGGCCAGCGGATGTGGACGGACGAGGCCGCGGCGGGGCGCATCTCCGTCTCGGGGACCCGAGCAGACATCGCCGCGCTGCTGCCCGTCCTCTACTGA
- the purD gene encoding phosphoribosylamine--glycine ligase — protein sequence MKILVLGSGAREHAIILALKSEDAGHELLAAPGNAGIARDAQIVDVDMLDGAAVTSFANENGVNLVVVGPEAPLVAGVADVLREHGIPVFGPGRAAAALEGSKAFAKRIMEDADVPTGRAVHARTLEEVAGALDAYGAPHVVKADGLAAGKGVIVTSDRQAALDHAAQYLPTGPVLVEEFLSGPEVSLFFLSDGDTVRALSPAQDFKRALDGDEGPNTGGMGAYSPLPWLAERFGDEAAFVQQVTDEVALPVIRRLDEEGTPFIGLLYAGLILTDAGVRVIEFNARFGDPETQVVLPRLVTPLSRLLLAAATGTLEDEPAPQFSDDVAVTVVVASEGYPEAPLTGRPITGLDAAEAIEGVHIAHAATKASDGALLATGGRVLNVVGRGSDFRTARERAYRGIAEISLEGAHHRSDIAAHVAE from the coding sequence GTGAAGATCCTCGTTCTCGGCTCCGGCGCACGCGAGCACGCCATCATCCTCGCCCTGAAGTCGGAGGACGCGGGCCACGAGCTGCTGGCCGCTCCGGGCAACGCCGGCATCGCGCGCGACGCGCAGATCGTCGACGTCGACATGCTCGACGGCGCCGCCGTGACCTCGTTCGCGAACGAGAACGGCGTGAACCTCGTCGTCGTCGGCCCCGAGGCGCCGCTCGTCGCCGGAGTCGCGGATGTGCTGCGCGAGCACGGCATCCCCGTGTTCGGACCGGGCCGCGCCGCCGCCGCATTGGAGGGCTCGAAGGCCTTCGCCAAGCGGATCATGGAGGACGCCGACGTGCCGACCGGCCGCGCCGTGCACGCCCGCACCCTCGAGGAGGTCGCCGGCGCGCTCGACGCCTACGGCGCGCCGCACGTGGTGAAGGCCGACGGCCTCGCCGCAGGCAAGGGCGTCATCGTCACCTCCGACCGGCAGGCCGCCCTGGACCACGCCGCGCAGTACCTCCCGACCGGGCCCGTGCTGGTGGAGGAGTTCCTCTCCGGACCCGAGGTCTCGCTCTTCTTCCTCAGCGACGGCGACACCGTGCGCGCTCTCAGCCCCGCGCAGGACTTCAAGCGCGCGCTCGACGGCGACGAGGGCCCGAACACCGGCGGCATGGGCGCGTACTCGCCGCTGCCGTGGCTGGCCGAGAGGTTCGGCGACGAGGCCGCGTTCGTGCAGCAGGTGACCGACGAGGTGGCACTGCCCGTCATCCGCCGCCTCGACGAGGAGGGGACTCCCTTCATCGGCCTCCTGTACGCGGGTCTCATCCTCACGGACGCCGGCGTGCGGGTCATCGAGTTCAACGCGCGCTTCGGCGACCCGGAGACGCAGGTCGTCCTCCCGCGCCTCGTCACGCCGCTGTCGCGTCTGCTGCTCGCCGCGGCGACCGGAACGCTCGAGGACGAGCCCGCCCCGCAGTTCTCCGACGACGTGGCCGTCACCGTAGTCGTGGCGAGCGAGGGCTACCCGGAGGCTCCCCTCACCGGGCGTCCCATCACCGGGCTCGACGCGGCCGAGGCCATCGAGGGCGTCCACATCGCCCATGCGGCGACGAAGGCATCCGACGGGGCGCTCCTCGCCACGGGTGGACGAGTGCTCAATGTCGTCGGGCGCGGATCGGACTTCCGCACCGCACGCGAGCGCGCCTACCGCGGCATCGCGGAGATCTCCCTCGAGGGCGCTCACCACCGCTCGGACATCGCCGCGCACGTCGCCGAGTAG
- a CDS encoding DUF2695 domain-containing protein, whose amino-acid sequence MDTKNIGEEAEALVRRIDDDLTTPHDGECLVCFLSRMVAEFGCDGTHRFARRFRDLRVPRATGLEMRLARKGGYCDCEVLFNAYEPARHLWTPEHTILDEDGEEVLVEAEEPQLIPACAGIPRGSAQPCRNWEAQRR is encoded by the coding sequence ATGGATACGAAGAACATCGGCGAAGAAGCCGAAGCCCTGGTTCGGAGGATCGACGACGATCTGACGACTCCCCACGACGGCGAATGCCTCGTGTGCTTCCTGTCTCGGATGGTCGCGGAGTTCGGCTGCGACGGGACGCACCGCTTCGCGCGGCGGTTCCGCGACCTTCGGGTGCCGCGCGCGACCGGGCTCGAGATGCGCCTGGCGCGGAAGGGCGGCTACTGCGACTGCGAGGTGCTGTTCAACGCCTACGAGCCCGCGCGGCACCTGTGGACGCCCGAGCATACGATCCTCGACGAGGACGGGGAGGAGGTGCTCGTGGAGGCCGAGGAACCGCAGCTGATCCCCGCATGCGCGGGCATCCCGCGCGGCTCCGCGCAGCCCTGTCGCAACTGGGAGGCGCAGCGGCGATGA
- a CDS encoding DUF998 domain-containing protein, whose amino-acid sequence MDDDDDLRRESAVVGAGWLCFVIGTALGTLVLWGVARPLAGQGSVGIPAALVVGAVAAASFAVASVRHRRGDTAGMPVWQAIVVRVSDAAVALAVAGVSALAVLCAGEVLAVGLDGLEVPPLGGGLLTGVAAAAAGGFAYGLGMRLRTRELVTLLFAFLVAGTLFSMLTAADPRWWERNFSQLGAGGATAWAFNGTLAVGGLLLATVGSYVGRDLHRILGDDALGRIGRVVVLFALAGAALAAIGLLPLHRAPVAHNVAAFLLLALLPVLAVDATAVVPGPPRVLTLTTVGVGIALVVAVLLWRPLAMYSAAALEAVAVGLVFVWLTTLMRTLAALAPDRPRPSARPRLRAR is encoded by the coding sequence GTGGACGACGATGACGACCTCCGGCGCGAGAGCGCGGTCGTCGGCGCGGGATGGCTCTGCTTCGTCATCGGGACGGCTCTCGGCACGCTCGTGCTGTGGGGCGTGGCGCGACCGCTCGCCGGTCAGGGGTCCGTCGGGATCCCCGCCGCCCTCGTCGTGGGCGCCGTGGCCGCGGCGTCCTTCGCGGTCGCCTCGGTGCGTCATCGCCGCGGTGACACCGCGGGGATGCCCGTCTGGCAGGCGATCGTCGTCCGGGTCTCGGACGCTGCGGTCGCGCTGGCCGTCGCCGGGGTGAGCGCGCTCGCGGTGCTGTGCGCGGGCGAGGTTCTCGCCGTCGGGCTGGACGGTCTGGAGGTCCCGCCGCTGGGCGGCGGGCTGCTGACCGGCGTCGCCGCTGCCGCCGCGGGCGGCTTCGCCTACGGACTCGGGATGCGGCTGCGCACGCGCGAGCTCGTCACCCTGCTGTTCGCGTTCCTGGTCGCCGGAACCCTCTTCTCGATGCTCACCGCGGCCGATCCCCGATGGTGGGAGCGGAACTTCTCACAGCTCGGCGCCGGTGGCGCGACGGCCTGGGCCTTCAACGGCACGCTCGCGGTGGGCGGGCTCCTCCTCGCGACCGTCGGCTCGTACGTCGGCCGCGACCTCCATCGCATCCTCGGCGACGACGCCCTCGGCCGGATCGGCCGCGTCGTCGTGCTCTTCGCCCTGGCAGGCGCCGCCCTCGCCGCCATCGGCCTGCTGCCGCTCCATCGCGCTCCCGTCGCGCACAACGTCGCGGCGTTCCTGCTGCTGGCGCTCCTCCCCGTGCTCGCGGTGGACGCCACCGCGGTCGTCCCCGGCCCACCGCGGGTGCTGACGCTCACCACCGTCGGCGTCGGGATCGCGCTCGTCGTCGCGGTGCTGCTGTGGCGTCCGCTCGCGATGTACTCGGCCGCGGCCCTCGAGGCGGTCGCCGTCGGGCTCGTCTTCGTGTGGCTCACGACCCTCATGCGCACGCTCGCGGCCCTCGCGCCCGACCGGCCGCGGCCATCCGCTCGCCCGCGGCTGCGCGCGCGGTGA
- a CDS encoding DEAD/DEAH box helicase has translation MASSDTSDAPIEAEGETTPTFADLGLGDAVLKALKDVGYETPSAIQAQTIPLLLGGRDVLGVAQTGTGKTAAFALPILDQLDTTQKTPQALVLAPTRELALQVCEAFEKYAARMRGVHVLPVYGGQGYGTQLSALRRGVNIVVGTPGRIMDHLDKGTLDLSELRFLVLDEADEMLKMGFAEDVETILADTPSDKQTALFSATMPAQIRRISQQHLNDPEEITVKSKTTTSANISQRYLMVSYPQKVDALTRILEVENFDGMIVFVRTKSETETLAEKLRARGYTAAAISGDIAQAQRERTVEQLKSGKLDILVATDVAARGLDVDRITHVVNYDIPIDPESYVHRIGRTGRAGRTGDAISFVTPRERRLLGAIERATRQPLTEMRIPTVEDVNSTRLTRFDDAITEALGDQERLAAFRDIIAHYVEHHDVVEADVAAALAIVSQGETPLLLPPDPPRRERPQRDDRERRSDDDRGERRPRSGAQLSPYRIEVGRRQRVEPRQIVGALANEGGLNRDDFGRIDIRPDFSIVELPADLPRETLDRLAATRIGGQAIELKPDPRPFRSTGGPRGGGRFRDDRPARGGFRGDDRGGDRGGDRGGDRGDRGGYGSRDGDDRGPRKPRH, from the coding sequence ATGGCATCAAGTGATACGTCCGACGCGCCCATCGAGGCCGAGGGAGAGACCACTCCCACCTTCGCCGACCTCGGACTCGGCGATGCCGTCCTGAAGGCGCTCAAGGACGTCGGGTATGAGACCCCGTCCGCCATCCAGGCCCAGACCATCCCGCTGCTGCTCGGCGGCCGGGATGTGCTCGGCGTCGCGCAGACGGGCACCGGCAAGACGGCGGCCTTCGCGCTGCCGATCCTCGACCAGCTCGACACGACGCAGAAGACCCCGCAGGCCCTCGTGCTCGCGCCGACCCGCGAGCTCGCCCTCCAGGTGTGCGAGGCGTTCGAGAAGTACGCCGCCCGCATGCGCGGCGTGCACGTGCTGCCGGTCTACGGCGGCCAGGGCTACGGCACGCAGCTCTCCGCGCTGCGTCGCGGCGTGAACATCGTCGTGGGCACCCCGGGCCGGATCATGGACCACCTCGACAAGGGGACGCTCGACCTCTCCGAGCTGCGCTTCCTCGTGCTCGACGAGGCCGACGAGATGCTGAAGATGGGCTTCGCGGAGGACGTCGAGACGATCCTCGCCGACACCCCGTCGGACAAGCAGACCGCGCTCTTCTCGGCGACCATGCCCGCGCAGATCCGTCGGATCTCGCAGCAGCACCTGAACGATCCCGAAGAGATCACGGTCAAGAGCAAGACGACCACGTCGGCGAACATCAGCCAGCGCTACCTGATGGTGTCGTACCCGCAGAAGGTCGACGCCCTCACCCGCATCCTCGAGGTCGAGAACTTCGACGGGATGATCGTCTTCGTCCGCACGAAGAGCGAGACCGAGACCCTCGCCGAGAAGCTGCGCGCACGCGGGTACACGGCGGCCGCCATCAGCGGCGACATCGCCCAGGCCCAGCGCGAGCGCACCGTCGAGCAGCTGAAGTCGGGCAAGCTCGACATCCTCGTGGCGACGGACGTCGCCGCGCGCGGCCTCGACGTCGACCGCATCACGCACGTCGTCAACTACGACATCCCGATCGACCCGGAGTCGTACGTGCACCGCATCGGGCGCACCGGCCGCGCCGGGCGCACGGGCGACGCCATCAGCTTCGTCACGCCGCGTGAGCGCCGCCTGCTCGGCGCCATCGAGCGCGCGACGCGTCAGCCGCTCACGGAGATGCGGATCCCGACCGTCGAGGACGTCAACTCCACGCGTCTGACGCGCTTCGACGACGCGATCACCGAGGCGCTCGGCGATCAGGAGCGCCTGGCGGCGTTCCGCGACATCATCGCGCACTACGTCGAGCACCACGACGTGGTCGAGGCCGACGTCGCGGCCGCGCTCGCCATCGTGTCACAGGGCGAGACGCCCCTCCTGCTGCCGCCGGACCCGCCCCGCCGCGAGCGTCCGCAGCGCGACGACCGCGAGCGCCGTTCGGACGACGACCGCGGCGAGCGCCGCCCCCGCAGCGGCGCGCAGCTCTCGCCGTACCGCATCGAGGTCGGCCGCCGGCAGCGCGTCGAGCCGCGCCAGATCGTGGGCGCGCTCGCGAACGAGGGCGGGCTGAACCGCGACGACTTCGGTCGCATCGACATCCGCCCGGACTTCTCGATCGTGGAGCTCCCGGCCGACCTGCCGCGCGAGACGCTCGACCGCCTCGCCGCCACACGCATCGGCGGCCAGGCCATCGAGCTGAAGCCGGACCCCCGTCCCTTCCGCAGCACCGGCGGCCCGCGCGGCGGCGGGCGCTTCCGCGACGACCGCCCGGCACGCGGCGGCTTCCGGGGTGACGACCGCGGCGGTGACCGAGGCGGCGACCGCGGCGGCGACCGCGGTGACCGAGGCGGCTACGGATCGCGCGACGGCGACGACCGGGGACCCCGCAAGCCGCGCCACTGA
- a CDS encoding phosphoribosylaminoimidazolesuccinocarboxamide synthase: MSDALEIPGWKHVYSGKVRDLYAPADTAEGAQPERMLVVASDRVSAFDVVLSPGIPGKGELLTTLSLWWFDQLAGGDGAEPVPNHLASEPVPEAVAGRAMVVRSLNMLPVECVVRGYITGSGWAEYQAEGTVCGIPLPAGLQNGDRLPEPIYTPAYKAPLGEHDENISYEKTVELVGDDHAAQLRDRSLEIYRRAAEAAEAKGLILADTKFEFGVDEAGVLRLADEVLTSDSSRYWDAAAWHAGTTPAERMASFDKQIVRDWLAAHWDKQGEPPALPSEIVEKTVARYRELLERMTA, from the coding sequence GTGAGCGACGCCCTCGAGATCCCCGGCTGGAAGCACGTCTACTCCGGGAAGGTCCGCGACCTGTACGCACCGGCCGACACCGCGGAGGGCGCGCAGCCCGAGCGCATGCTCGTCGTGGCGAGCGACCGCGTGAGCGCATTCGACGTCGTCCTCTCCCCCGGGATCCCCGGCAAGGGCGAGCTCCTCACCACCCTCAGCCTGTGGTGGTTCGACCAGCTCGCGGGAGGCGACGGCGCGGAGCCCGTGCCCAATCACCTCGCGTCCGAGCCGGTGCCCGAGGCTGTCGCCGGACGAGCGATGGTGGTCCGCTCGCTGAACATGCTTCCCGTGGAATGCGTCGTGCGCGGCTACATCACCGGATCGGGTTGGGCGGAGTACCAGGCGGAGGGGACTGTGTGCGGGATCCCGCTCCCCGCGGGCCTGCAGAACGGCGACCGCCTCCCCGAGCCGATCTACACGCCGGCATACAAGGCGCCGCTGGGCGAGCACGACGAGAACATCTCGTACGAGAAGACGGTCGAGCTCGTCGGCGACGACCACGCCGCGCAGCTGCGCGACCGCTCGCTGGAGATCTACCGTCGGGCCGCCGAGGCGGCGGAGGCGAAGGGGCTGATCCTCGCCGACACCAAGTTCGAGTTCGGCGTGGACGAGGCCGGCGTCCTCCGCCTCGCCGACGAGGTGCTCACGAGCGACTCGTCGCGCTACTGGGATGCCGCCGCCTGGCACGCCGGCACCACGCCCGCCGAGCGCATGGCGAGCTTCGACAAGCAGATCGTGCGCGACTGGCTCGCCGCCCACTGGGACAAGCAGGGCGAGCCGCCCGCACTGCCGAGTGAGATCGTCGAGAAGACCGTGGCGCGCTATCGCGAGCTGCTGGAGCGCATGACGGCCTGA
- a CDS encoding uracil-xanthine permease family protein: protein MPLWTVHGDGRTVAPGAVVAPTERLSWPATVAMGVQHVVAMFGATFLVPSLTGFPVSTTLLFSGLGTILFLLVTRNQLPSYLGSSFAFIAPITAAVAAGGLGSALAGVVAVGVLLALVGVVVQVAGLAWVDALMPPVVAGAIVALIGFNLAPTAWTNFQADGVTATVTLAAVVLFAVLFRGFLGRISIFLGVVVGFVFAAFRGSFGVPNPLRGGKTPAELIADAPWVGLPQFHLPDFVSPGTWTTIAMFLPVVLVLVAENVGHVRGVATMTDASVNRHTGRALIADGAATALAGGFGGSGTTTYGENIGVMAATRVYSTAVYWIAGGFAVLLAFSPKVGEVFNSIPAGVLGGATTALYGLIGIIGIKIWVDNRVDFSRPVNQYTAAVSLVMGIAGFSLDLDDFAFGGIVLGTVAALVIYHLGNLIARARRTGADDGGPIPAVGQLGGDPLD from the coding sequence ATGCCCCTGTGGACCGTGCACGGCGACGGCCGCACCGTCGCCCCCGGCGCCGTCGTCGCCCCGACCGAGCGGCTCTCGTGGCCCGCGACGGTCGCGATGGGCGTCCAGCACGTGGTGGCGATGTTCGGCGCGACGTTCCTCGTCCCGTCGCTGACCGGGTTCCCCGTCTCGACGACGCTGCTCTTCAGCGGGCTCGGCACGATCCTGTTCCTCCTCGTCACGCGCAACCAGCTGCCCAGCTACCTCGGCTCGTCGTTCGCGTTCATCGCGCCCATCACGGCGGCCGTCGCGGCGGGCGGCCTCGGCTCCGCGCTCGCGGGTGTCGTGGCCGTGGGCGTGCTGCTCGCCCTCGTCGGAGTCGTCGTGCAGGTCGCGGGGCTCGCCTGGGTCGACGCGCTCATGCCGCCTGTGGTGGCCGGCGCGATCGTGGCGCTCATCGGCTTCAACCTCGCCCCCACGGCGTGGACGAACTTCCAGGCGGATGGCGTGACCGCGACCGTCACGCTGGCGGCGGTCGTCCTCTTCGCCGTGCTCTTCCGCGGCTTCCTCGGCCGAATCTCGATCTTCCTCGGCGTGGTCGTCGGCTTCGTCTTCGCAGCGTTCCGCGGCTCGTTCGGCGTGCCGAACCCCCTCCGCGGCGGGAAGACGCCGGCAGAGCTCATCGCCGACGCCCCCTGGGTCGGGCTCCCGCAGTTCCACCTGCCGGACTTCGTCTCCCCCGGCACGTGGACGACCATCGCGATGTTCCTCCCGGTCGTGCTCGTGCTCGTCGCCGAGAACGTCGGGCACGTGCGGGGCGTCGCCACCATGACCGATGCCTCGGTCAACCGTCACACCGGCCGTGCGCTCATCGCCGACGGCGCGGCGACCGCACTCGCCGGGGGCTTCGGCGGCTCGGGCACGACGACGTACGGCGAGAACATCGGCGTGATGGCCGCCACCCGCGTCTACTCGACCGCGGTGTACTGGATCGCGGGCGGCTTCGCCGTGCTGCTGGCGTTCTCCCCCAAGGTCGGCGAGGTGTTCAACTCGATCCCCGCCGGCGTGCTCGGCGGCGCCACCACCGCCCTCTACGGTCTCATCGGCATCATCGGCATCAAGATCTGGGTCGACAACCGCGTCGACTTCTCGCGCCCGGTGAACCAGTACACGGCCGCGGTCTCGCTCGTCATGGGCATCGCGGGCTTCAGCCTCGACCTCGACGACTTCGCGTTCGGCGGCATCGTGCTCGGCACGGTGGCGGCGCTCGTGATCTACCACCTCGGCAACCTCATCGCCCGCGCGCGGCGCACCGGCGCCGACGACGGCGGACCCATCCCCGCCGTCGGGCAGCTCGGCGGCGATCCGCTGGACTGA
- a CDS encoding hemerythrin domain-containing protein, translated as MASEGEEARFVAWAGELRAVHERLRDALRVTREAVEADERMAEGAARELLLFCHGFCAALTAHHRAEDRTLFPAIASAHPELGETIRKLEQDHAMIGHLLGGLQEAVDHGRSPSELLRHLEGVAAIMESHFGYEERQLLAVLDALALDASVEDALGPF; from the coding sequence ATGGCGAGCGAGGGCGAGGAGGCGCGGTTCGTCGCGTGGGCCGGCGAGCTGCGCGCCGTGCATGAGCGCCTGCGTGACGCGCTGCGTGTCACGCGCGAGGCGGTCGAGGCCGACGAGCGGATGGCCGAGGGCGCCGCTCGAGAGCTGCTCCTGTTCTGCCACGGGTTCTGCGCCGCCCTCACCGCCCACCATCGCGCGGAGGACCGGACGCTCTTCCCCGCGATCGCGAGCGCGCACCCCGAGCTGGGCGAGACCATCCGCAAGCTGGAGCAGGACCACGCAATGATCGGCCACCTGCTCGGCGGCCTGCAGGAGGCGGTCGACCACGGCCGGTCGCCGTCTGAGCTGCTCCGCCACCTCGAGGGCGTCGCGGCGATCATGGAGTCGCACTTCGGCTACGAGGAGCGACAGCTGCTCGCGGTGCTCGACGCGCTCGCGCTCGACGCGTCGGTCGAAGACGCGCTCGGCCCCTTCTGA
- a CDS encoding GNAT family N-acetyltransferase, translating into MVIEVRPATEFEDVRTLVGPKRPDASVCWCLSHRLPSKQNNALHGEERGALVAEMCRSDLPPGVLAYDGDEPVGWAGVAPRADTQFARSRRIPHLDGPEPWCIWCLRVRPGYRGRGILRPLLAGAVEFARERGAAAVEGYPVDNGEQRVDLTMAFVGFRSLFEEVGFAKVADTDAVAGGIPRVVMRRELGA; encoded by the coding sequence ATGGTGATCGAGGTGCGCCCCGCGACGGAGTTCGAGGACGTCAGGACGCTCGTGGGGCCGAAGCGGCCGGACGCGAGCGTCTGCTGGTGTCTCAGCCATCGGCTGCCGTCGAAGCAGAACAACGCCCTGCACGGCGAGGAGCGCGGGGCCCTCGTGGCGGAGATGTGCCGGTCGGACCTGCCGCCGGGCGTGCTCGCCTACGACGGCGACGAGCCGGTCGGATGGGCCGGGGTCGCGCCGCGCGCGGACACGCAGTTCGCGCGCAGTCGGCGGATCCCGCACCTGGACGGGCCTGAGCCCTGGTGCATCTGGTGCCTGCGGGTGCGCCCGGGGTACCGCGGGCGAGGGATCCTGCGCCCGCTGCTCGCGGGAGCCGTCGAGTTCGCCCGCGAGCGCGGAGCGGCCGCGGTGGAGGGGTACCCCGTCGACAACGGCGAGCAGAGGGTCGATCTCACGATGGCGTTCGTGGGGTTCCGGTCGCTGTTCGAGGAGGTCGGGTTCGCGAAGGTCGCCGACACCGACGCCGTGGCGGGCGGGATCCCGCGGGTGGTCATGCGCCGCGAGCTCGGCGCCTGA